A window from Flavobacterium gyeonganense encodes these proteins:
- a CDS encoding ATP-dependent DNA ligase, with amino-acid sequence MKNFAQLIKTLDSSNKTNVKVDALTTYFKNASPEDKVWTIAILSHRRPPRPVNTTLLRIWANELANIPLWLFEESYHIVGDLAETIALIIPTTKEHSDKSLTEYLQEIIALKKKSDIEKKEYLHENWLALNYYERFVFTKLITGSLRIGVSQKLMTRALSKAEDVDEDALAYKLMGNWDPNTITFQELILDEKSSDYLSKPYPFYLAYPIEGEVDNLGNPEDWSVEHKWDGIRSQTIIRENEIYVWSRGEELVTDKYPEFQSFVGIIPNGTVIDAEILAFKEGEIGTFNDLQTRIGRKTISGSLLEKVPVILKAYDILEWEGQDIRNLPYSGRRLLLEQLYDSIKDKTPNFQLSERVLLYSWEDVTTERMRAREMKSEGLMLKRNNSPYLVGRKKGDWWKWKIEPLVIDAVLTYAMRGHGRRSNLFTDYTFALWQNNDNGEKELVTFAKAYSGLTDAEFRRVDDFIKKNTLERFGPVRSVTPQLVFEIGFEGIALSKRHKSGIATRFPRILRWRQDKKIEDANSIEDLKSMIS; translated from the coding sequence ATGAAAAATTTTGCCCAACTCATAAAAACACTTGACAGTTCAAATAAAACGAACGTAAAAGTAGATGCGCTGACAACCTATTTTAAAAATGCCTCGCCGGAAGATAAAGTATGGACAATTGCGATTTTGTCACATCGTCGTCCACCAAGACCTGTTAATACTACTTTATTGCGTATTTGGGCAAATGAACTAGCGAATATTCCGCTATGGCTTTTTGAGGAAAGTTATCATATTGTGGGTGATTTAGCCGAAACCATCGCTTTGATCATTCCGACAACCAAAGAACATTCGGATAAAAGTTTAACCGAATATCTTCAGGAAATTATTGCGTTAAAAAAGAAATCCGATATTGAAAAGAAAGAATATTTACACGAGAATTGGCTTGCGCTGAATTATTATGAACGCTTCGTTTTTACAAAACTAATCACCGGTAGTTTGCGAATTGGTGTAAGCCAAAAATTAATGACACGGGCGTTATCAAAAGCAGAAGATGTTGATGAAGATGCTCTTGCCTATAAATTGATGGGAAACTGGGATCCGAATACGATTACGTTTCAGGAATTAATTCTGGATGAAAAAAGCAGCGATTATTTATCCAAACCGTATCCGTTTTATCTGGCCTATCCAATTGAAGGAGAAGTTGATAATTTAGGAAATCCTGAAGACTGGTCCGTTGAACATAAATGGGATGGAATTAGGTCACAAACCATTATCCGTGAAAACGAAATTTATGTCTGGTCAAGAGGCGAGGAGCTTGTTACCGATAAATATCCGGAGTTTCAATCTTTTGTGGGCATCATCCCAAATGGAACTGTAATTGACGCTGAAATTTTAGCTTTTAAAGAAGGAGAAATCGGAACCTTTAATGATCTGCAAACCCGAATCGGAAGAAAAACCATTTCCGGCAGTTTACTTGAAAAAGTGCCTGTGATTTTAAAAGCATACGATATTTTGGAATGGGAAGGTCAGGATATTCGAAATTTGCCTTATTCAGGAAGAAGATTATTACTGGAACAATTATACGATTCCATAAAAGATAAAACACCTAATTTTCAGTTATCAGAAAGGGTTTTGCTCTATTCCTGGGAAGACGTAACGACGGAGAGAATGCGTGCCCGCGAAATGAAAAGTGAGGGGCTAATGCTAAAAAGAAACAATTCGCCTTATCTGGTAGGAAGAAAAAAAGGCGATTGGTGGAAATGGAAAATTGAACCGTTAGTGATTGACGCTGTTTTAACCTACGCGATGAGAGGGCACGGAAGAAGATCTAATTTATTTACAGATTATACTTTCGCACTTTGGCAGAACAACGACAATGGCGAAAAAGAACTGGTCACATTTGCAAAAGCATATTCCGGTTTAACCGATGCCGAATTTAGAAGGGTGGATGATTTTATAAAGAAAAACACACTTGAACGATTTGGTCCGGTTAGAAGCGTAACTCCGCAATTGGTTTTTGAAATTGGCTTTGAAGGAATTGCACTTTCAAAAAGACATAAAAGCGGGATTGCAACCCGTTTTCCAAGAATTTTGCGGTGGCGACAGGATAAGAAAATTGAGGATGCCAATTCAATTGAAGATTTAAAAAGTATGATTTCTTAG
- a CDS encoding ligase-associated DNA damage response DEXH box helicase, whose product MNRDELYTIAENWFHDQGWKAFPFQTQTWTAFLQGKNGLLNAPTGSGKTYALWFPIVLDYMKKNPDYKTKHKPGLKAIWITPLRALSVEIKQAADRIVEDLDLPMTVGIRSGDTTQSERNKQSKKMPDLLVTTPESLQLLLASKEFSKTFANCSAIVVDEWHELLGTKRGVQMELALSRLKTVAPKMRIWGISATIGNLELAQQVLLGVNSEAYQNSVLIKAHINKKIKVLSILPDKMDSYPWRGHMGLHLIDEVAKIVRKSKTTLIFTNVRSACEMWFQAILEKYPEFAGDMAMHHGSISRETRLWVENAIRNEELKVVVCTSSLDLGVDFAPVETIIQVGGPKGVARFLQRAGRSGHQPGKESVIYFLATHAIELIEASALKKAVDKTIVEDRIPYLNSWDVLVQYLNTLAVSDGFFPNIIFEEVRQTFCYQNITKENWNWILNFITNGSQSLQAYDEFKKVEIEEDGHFKINSRLIAMHHRMQIGTIVGDASLNVKFLSGGYIGNIEEWFASKLQPGDVFTFAGKRLELFRVKNMQVLVRKADPKKESRTVSWMGGRMALSVQMSELLREELYAANSENLTPELKALQPIFARQRKESIVPGDDEFLIETFKTREGYHAVFYLFEGRFVHEALASILSYRISLLSPITFSLAYNDYGFELLSDQEIDMQSVFDNNLFSTQYVHHDLQKSLNLTEMARRKFRDIAVIAGLVFTGMPGRPVKTKHLQSGSQLLFEVFRDYEPDNLLLQQAYTETFEHQLEEGRLIQALERVNKQTIVWKQCKKPTPFSFPIITDRLREKLSSETLEERIKKMTASYMK is encoded by the coding sequence ATGAACAGAGACGAACTTTATACCATTGCAGAAAATTGGTTTCATGATCAGGGCTGGAAAGCTTTTCCATTCCAAACCCAGACGTGGACTGCTTTTTTACAGGGAAAAAATGGTTTGCTGAACGCGCCAACCGGAAGCGGGAAAACCTATGCTTTATGGTTTCCTATAGTTCTCGATTACATGAAGAAAAATCCGGATTATAAAACGAAACATAAACCCGGATTAAAAGCCATTTGGATTACCCCTTTGCGGGCGCTTTCTGTTGAAATTAAGCAGGCTGCGGATAGAATTGTTGAAGATTTAGATTTACCAATGACAGTTGGAATCCGTTCAGGGGATACAACGCAAAGTGAGAGAAATAAGCAAAGTAAAAAAATGCCTGATTTGCTGGTTACAACTCCTGAAAGTCTGCAATTATTATTGGCTTCAAAAGAGTTTTCAAAAACTTTCGCTAATTGTTCAGCAATTGTAGTGGATGAATGGCACGAATTATTAGGAACAAAACGAGGCGTTCAAATGGAACTGGCTTTGTCCCGATTAAAAACGGTTGCTCCTAAAATGCGTATTTGGGGAATATCGGCGACAATAGGAAATCTGGAACTGGCACAGCAGGTATTGTTAGGTGTAAATTCAGAAGCTTATCAAAATTCGGTTTTGATTAAAGCACACATCAATAAAAAAATAAAAGTACTCTCGATATTGCCCGATAAAATGGACAGTTATCCATGGCGTGGTCACATGGGATTACATTTAATCGATGAGGTAGCGAAAATAGTCCGGAAAAGCAAAACCACTTTAATTTTCACAAACGTTCGTTCCGCCTGCGAAATGTGGTTTCAGGCCATACTCGAAAAATACCCTGAATTCGCCGGAGATATGGCAATGCATCACGGAAGCATCAGCAGGGAAACACGTTTATGGGTTGAAAATGCAATCAGAAATGAAGAATTAAAAGTAGTAGTTTGTACGTCAAGTCTCGATTTAGGAGTCGATTTTGCTCCGGTTGAAACCATTATTCAGGTGGGAGGTCCAAAAGGTGTTGCTCGATTTTTACAACGAGCAGGACGAAGTGGTCACCAACCCGGAAAAGAAAGTGTCATCTACTTCCTTGCTACACACGCCATCGAACTGATTGAAGCTTCAGCTCTTAAAAAAGCGGTTGACAAAACTATTGTCGAAGACCGTATTCCGTATCTGAACAGTTGGGATGTTTTGGTGCAATACCTGAATACATTGGCGGTTTCAGACGGTTTTTTTCCGAATATTATTTTTGAGGAAGTCAGACAAACTTTCTGTTATCAAAATATAACCAAGGAAAACTGGAACTGGATTCTAAATTTTATTACCAACGGAAGTCAGAGCCTTCAGGCGTATGATGAGTTCAAAAAAGTAGAAATTGAAGAAGACGGACATTTTAAAATCAATAGCCGTTTGATTGCGATGCATCACCGTATGCAGATTGGAACCATTGTTGGAGACGCATCATTAAATGTGAAATTTTTGAGTGGCGGTTATATCGGTAACATTGAAGAATGGTTTGCCTCAAAACTCCAGCCGGGAGATGTTTTTACCTTTGCAGGAAAAAGATTAGAGCTATTTCGTGTAAAAAATATGCAGGTTTTGGTTCGAAAGGCTGATCCCAAAAAAGAATCCCGTACAGTGAGCTGGATGGGAGGGCGTATGGCATTATCTGTCCAGATGAGCGAATTGCTTCGGGAAGAATTGTATGCTGCAAATAGCGAGAATCTTACTCCCGAATTAAAAGCTCTGCAGCCTATTTTTGCAAGACAGCGAAAAGAAAGTATTGTTCCTGGGGATGATGAATTCTTAATTGAAACCTTTAAAACCAGAGAAGGGTATCATGCCGTCTTTTATCTTTTCGAAGGTCGGTTTGTACATGAAGCTTTAGCCAGTATTTTATCCTATCGCATTAGTTTATTGTCTCCAATTACTTTTTCTTTGGCTTATAATGATTACGGGTTTGAATTGCTCTCCGATCAGGAAATTGACATGCAGTCGGTTTTTGATAATAATTTGTTTTCAACCCAATATGTTCACCATGATTTGCAGAAGAGCCTTAACTTGACAGAAATGGCTCGCAGAAAATTCAGGGATATTGCCGTAATTGCAGGACTGGTTTTTACCGGAATGCCCGGAAGACCTGTTAAAACAAAACATTTGCAAAGTGGATCACAATTACTTTTTGAAGTTTTCAGGGATTATGAACCCGATAATTTATTACTTCAGCAGGCTTATACAGAGACGTTTGAACATCAGCTGGAAGAAGGACGTTTAATTCAGGCTTTGGAAAGAGTGAATAAGCAAACCATTGTCTGGAAACAATGCAAAAAGCCGACACCATTTAGTTTTCCAATCATTACAGACCGATTGAGGGAAAAATTATCAAGTGAAACATTAGAAGAAAGAATCAAAAAAATGACAGCCAGTTACATGAAATAA
- a CDS encoding DUF5103 domain-containing protein → MPKFLYISFAFLFSLTLAKAQEKEIDPPYNIKTVSFVQNGSNVVPIFELGSTFQLQFDDLFGNEANYYFEIVHCDYNWKPSDIPKTDYILGFDNQRIMDYTNSFNTLQIYSHYRLSFPNQFATQLKISGNYMLKILNEDREVVFSRKFILYENHCTVAAQIKRSRNLTNINEKQNIDFSISSNDIVFQTPLQNVKVLLLQNGDFNTSIKNIRPQYTIGNQLVYKYDAETQFWGGNEFLYFENKDIRAANNNVAKVSSTSDIYSSFLYTSPARANQIYTVYQDINGNFVVKNINGSNQEIEADYAWVYFSLSAPAFRLNKDIYITGMFNNYSLSPEYKMDYNADKGIYEKAVMIKQGFTNFQYRVADKKGVIDFENAVDGNFYQTENEYTILVYYRESTDRYERVIGKGNANSLNIIN, encoded by the coding sequence ATGCCGAAATTTTTATATATAAGCTTTGCTTTTCTTTTTAGTTTGACTTTAGCGAAAGCTCAGGAAAAAGAAATTGATCCTCCTTACAATATTAAAACTGTTTCTTTTGTACAGAACGGTAGCAATGTGGTTCCAATATTCGAATTAGGCTCCACATTTCAATTGCAGTTTGATGATTTATTTGGCAACGAAGCCAATTATTATTTTGAAATTGTACATTGTGATTACAACTGGAAGCCTTCTGACATCCCAAAAACAGATTACATTCTTGGTTTTGACAATCAAAGAATTATGGATTATACCAACTCTTTTAATACGCTTCAGATTTATTCACATTATCGCCTTAGCTTTCCTAATCAATTTGCTACACAGTTGAAAATTTCAGGAAATTATATGCTGAAAATCCTCAACGAAGACAGGGAAGTTGTTTTCTCCAGAAAATTTATTTTATATGAAAACCACTGTACAGTAGCTGCTCAGATAAAACGTAGCCGAAACTTAACCAATATTAATGAAAAGCAGAATATTGATTTTTCGATTTCTTCAAATGATATTGTTTTTCAGACACCTTTACAAAACGTAAAAGTACTTTTACTGCAAAACGGAGATTTTAACACTAGTATAAAAAATATTCGACCACAATATACAATTGGCAATCAATTGGTTTATAAATATGACGCTGAAACACAGTTCTGGGGCGGAAATGAATTTTTATATTTTGAAAACAAGGATATAAGAGCGGCCAATAATAATGTTGCAAAAGTGAGTTCAACCAGTGATATTTACAGTTCGTTTTTATATACAAGTCCGGCAAGAGCCAATCAAATTTATACAGTTTATCAGGATATAAACGGAAATTTTGTCGTCAAAAACATCAATGGTTCTAATCAGGAAATTGAAGCCGATTATGCCTGGGTATACTTTTCATTGTCAGCTCCAGCATTTCGATTAAATAAAGACATTTATATTACAGGTATGTTCAATAATTATAGCTTATCTCCAGAATACAAAATGGATTATAATGCTGACAAAGGGATTTATGAAAAAGCAGTAATGATCAAGCAGGGTTTTACCAATTTTCAGTACAGGGTTGCTGACAAAAAAGGCGTAATTGATTTTGAGAATGCTGTTGACGGAAATTTTTACCAGACTGAAAACGAATACACTATTTTGGTTTATTACCGTGAAAGTACGGACCGCTACGAAAGAGTTATCGGCAAGGGTAATGCTAATTCATTGAATATTATTAACTAA
- the pdeM gene encoding ligase-associated DNA damage response endonuclease PdeM, with product MNIIINNQNFILHQSGAVFWEEKKILLISDVHFGKVTHFRKHGIGIPKDAIFENFNRLKTVLELFDSVTIVFLGDLFHSKINKEWELFTEWIKEHSQKVILVEGNHDIISKRNYEEVNIEIYNELIIDDFLLTHHPTEKEGLLNFCGHIHPAIQLRGLGRQSLNLPCFFLKPNQLIFPAFGEFTGNSFLIPTENDKVYAITKEKVIEVALN from the coding sequence ATGAATATTATAATAAATAATCAGAATTTTATTTTGCATCAGTCGGGTGCTGTTTTTTGGGAAGAAAAAAAGATACTTCTGATTTCTGATGTTCATTTTGGAAAAGTGACTCATTTTAGGAAACACGGAATTGGAATTCCGAAAGATGCGATTTTTGAAAACTTTAATCGTTTAAAAACAGTTTTAGAGCTATTTGACTCTGTAACTATTGTTTTTTTAGGAGATTTATTTCACAGTAAAATCAATAAAGAATGGGAGCTTTTTACAGAATGGATAAAAGAACATTCGCAGAAAGTAATTTTAGTGGAAGGCAATCATGATATCATTTCAAAAAGGAATTATGAAGAAGTTAATATTGAAATTTATAATGAATTAATTATTGATGATTTTTTACTGACACATCATCCAACTGAAAAAGAAGGGCTTTTAAATTTTTGCGGACACATTCATCCTGCGATACAACTAAGAGGATTAGGGCGACAATCTTTAAATTTACCTTGTTTTTTTCTGAAACCAAATCAATTGATTTTTCCGGCTTTTGGGGAATTTACAGGAAATTCTTTTTTAATTCCGACAGAAAACGACAAAGTTTATGCTATAACAAAAGAAAAAGTAATAGAAGTTGCCTTAAATTAA
- a CDS encoding ligase-associated DNA damage response exonuclease: MKIPLLAFNDKGIYCQQADVYLDPWRPVKNAIITHGHADHSRWGHQNYITHHTNVPIIRHRLGEINVSGKDWGETFVINNVKFSLHPAGHIIGSSQIRVEHKGEVWVFTGDYKTEDDGISSPYEVVKCHTFITECTFGLPAFNWIPQTEVITEINNWWAENKAEGKTSILFGYSLGKAQRLLKYLDTDIGKIYTHGAIENMTNVLRSMVDFPATTLVTRETKKEDLLGNIVLAPPSAHGSIWIRKMTPFVTGAASGWMAFRGARRRRAIDKGFVLSDHCDWYSLLDSIKSTGAEKVICTHGYTDIFSKYLRELGYDARTEKTQYEGESAEMEKDEKEVVFEQNETSGISENNEL; the protein is encoded by the coding sequence ATGAAAATTCCACTTCTGGCTTTTAACGATAAAGGAATTTACTGCCAACAGGCCGATGTGTATCTTGATCCCTGGCGGCCTGTGAAAAATGCAATCATTACGCACGGTCATGCTGATCATTCAAGATGGGGACATCAAAATTATATTACCCATCATACGAATGTGCCAATTATTCGGCATCGTTTGGGTGAAATAAATGTATCAGGAAAAGACTGGGGAGAAACGTTCGTAATAAACAATGTCAAGTTTTCTCTGCATCCTGCAGGACATATTATCGGAAGCTCACAAATTCGTGTTGAACACAAAGGCGAAGTCTGGGTTTTTACCGGAGATTATAAAACGGAAGACGACGGAATTTCATCTCCTTATGAAGTGGTAAAATGCCACACTTTTATCACCGAATGCACTTTTGGTTTGCCGGCCTTTAATTGGATTCCGCAAACAGAAGTAATCACAGAAATCAATAATTGGTGGGCAGAAAATAAGGCTGAAGGAAAAACATCCATTCTTTTTGGCTATTCTTTAGGGAAAGCACAACGGCTTTTAAAATATTTAGATACCGATATTGGTAAAATATACACGCACGGTGCCATTGAAAACATGACGAATGTCTTGCGTTCTATGGTTGATTTTCCGGCAACAACCTTAGTGACCAGAGAAACCAAAAAAGAAGATTTATTGGGAAATATAGTCCTTGCACCTCCTAGTGCACACGGAAGTATCTGGATCAGAAAAATGACACCTTTTGTTACAGGTGCAGCAAGTGGCTGGATGGCTTTTCGCGGAGCCAGAAGAAGACGTGCCATTGACAAAGGTTTTGTACTAAGTGATCATTGTGATTGGTATTCACTTTTAGATAGCATCAAATCAACAGGAGCAGAAAAAGTAATCTGCACACATGGTTACACTGATATTTTCTCTAAATATTTAAGGGAATTGGGTTACGATGCCAGAACCGAAAAAACGCAATACGAAGGAGAATCGGCAGAAATGGAAAAAGATGAAAAGGAAGTGGTTTTTGAACAAAATGAAACTTCGGGTATTTCTGAAAATAATGAATTGTAG
- the apaG gene encoding Co2+/Mg2+ efflux protein ApaG yields MVSQITRGIKISVLTSFEGTYFKNYKIHFAFSYVVTIENHSKDSVQLTSRHWEIFDSLNDLEVVDGEGVIGKKPVLKPGENHTYSSGCLLSSPYGAMKGHFNMINFTTTKIFKVIVPTFRMCAPFALN; encoded by the coding sequence ATGGTTTCTCAAATAACAAGAGGCATAAAAATATCTGTTTTGACTAGTTTTGAAGGTACTTACTTCAAGAACTACAAGATTCATTTTGCCTTTAGCTATGTTGTTACCATAGAAAATCATAGTAAAGATTCAGTACAGCTAACCTCACGCCACTGGGAAATTTTCGATTCTCTTAACGACCTTGAAGTTGTTGATGGAGAAGGCGTTATAGGAAAAAAACCAGTTTTAAAACCAGGTGAAAATCATACTTACAGTTCCGGTTGTTTGTTATCATCTCCTTATGGTGCAATGAAAGGTCATTTTAATATGATTAATTTTACTACAACCAAAATATTTAAAGTAATAGTTCCTACATTCAGAATGTGTGCTCCATTTGCTTTAAATTAA
- the pruA gene encoding L-glutamate gamma-semialdehyde dehydrogenase produces MLKGFFNVPKAVNEPVKGYAPNSPERGAVQAAYTKMWNSQIDVPLHIGSEEIRTGNTRNITAPHDHQHVVGKYHLAEKQHIEKAIANALESRKAWANMAWEQRSAIFLKAAELIAGPYRARINAATMIGQSKNIHQAEIDASCELIDFLRYNVEFMTQIYGDQPKSDSTTWNRLEYRPLEGFVYAITPFNFTAIAANLPASAAMMGNVVVWKPSDSQVFSTKIILDVFKEAGVPDGVINVVFGDALMITDTVLASRDFAGVHFTGSTHVFKDIWAKIGANIHNYKTYPRIVGETGGKDFIIAHPSANVKQVVTGITRGAFEFQGQKCSAASRVYIPQSLWPAVKEQLITDVKSMKMGSPEDFGNFITAVIHEGSFDKLASYIDQAKKDADAEIIIGGNYDKSVGYFIEPTVIVTTNPKYTTMETELFGPVVTLYIYEDAKWEETLELVDTTSEYALTGAVFSQDRYAIEVATTKLQNSAGNFYINDKPTGAVVGMQPFGGARASGTNDKAGSALNLLRWASPRTIKETFVTPEDYRYPFLGE; encoded by the coding sequence ATGTTAAAAGGATTTTTTAATGTACCTAAGGCGGTAAATGAGCCGGTAAAAGGATACGCACCCAACTCACCGGAAAGAGGCGCTGTTCAGGCCGCTTACACCAAAATGTGGAACTCTCAAATTGATGTTCCTTTGCATATTGGAAGCGAAGAAATCAGAACCGGAAATACAAGAAACATTACAGCTCCACATGATCACCAGCACGTTGTTGGAAAATATCATCTAGCTGAGAAACAACATATTGAAAAAGCAATCGCCAATGCACTTGAATCAAGAAAAGCATGGGCCAATATGGCATGGGAACAACGTTCGGCTATTTTCTTAAAAGCGGCTGAATTAATCGCAGGTCCATACAGAGCACGTATTAATGCTGCTACTATGATCGGACAATCAAAAAACATCCATCAGGCAGAAATTGATGCTTCTTGTGAATTGATCGACTTTTTACGTTACAATGTAGAATTCATGACTCAGATTTACGGAGATCAGCCAAAATCAGATTCGACTACATGGAACCGTTTAGAGTACCGACCTCTTGAAGGTTTTGTTTACGCTATTACGCCATTTAACTTTACGGCTATTGCTGCCAATCTTCCTGCTAGTGCTGCGATGATGGGTAACGTTGTGGTTTGGAAACCAAGTGACAGCCAGGTATTTTCTACAAAAATCATTTTAGATGTTTTCAAAGAAGCAGGAGTTCCTGATGGTGTTATCAACGTAGTTTTTGGAGATGCTTTAATGATTACCGACACTGTTTTAGCAAGCCGTGATTTTGCAGGTGTTCACTTTACAGGTTCAACTCATGTATTTAAAGATATCTGGGCAAAAATTGGTGCCAATATCCACAACTATAAAACCTATCCAAGAATCGTTGGGGAAACTGGTGGTAAAGATTTTATCATTGCACATCCAAGTGCTAACGTAAAACAAGTGGTTACGGGAATCACTCGTGGTGCATTTGAATTCCAGGGACAAAAATGCTCTGCAGCTTCAAGAGTTTATATTCCTCAAAGTTTATGGCCAGCTGTTAAAGAACAATTAATCACCGATGTAAAATCAATGAAAATGGGGTCTCCGGAAGATTTCGGAAACTTTATTACTGCGGTTATTCATGAAGGTTCTTTTGATAAATTAGCAAGTTACATCGATCAGGCTAAAAAAGACGCTGACGCAGAAATTATAATTGGAGGAAATTATGACAAATCTGTTGGATACTTTATTGAACCAACGGTTATTGTAACGACAAATCCAAAATACACAACAATGGAAACTGAATTATTCGGACCGGTTGTGACACTTTATATTTATGAAGATGCCAAATGGGAAGAGACTTTAGAATTAGTTGATACTACTTCGGAGTATGCTTTGACAGGAGCTGTTTTCAGCCAGGATCGTTATGCGATTGAAGTTGCTACAACTAAATTACAAAACTCAGCAGGTAACTTCTACATCAATGATAAACCAACAGGAGCTGTTGTAGGGATGCAGCCTTTCGGTGGTGCAAGAGCATCAGGAACTAACGACAAAGCGGGTTCTGCACTGAACTTATTGCGTTGGGCTTCTCCAAGAACAATTAAAGAAACTTTTGTAACTCCTGAAGATTACAGATATCCTTTCTTAGGAGAATAG
- a CDS encoding alpha/beta hydrolase, producing MKPHLLFILMSLFLISSCSKNDDPDGSGQDSGYVNDDLAGPISRPKTGYGSDGNYSVAKIAFPSPLYNGKNVEIFYPKGITSAKPTIFYSHPFGGEESAYNIGLYEFIAKKGYVVVFAPYPTSGVTVDERYNTLWQSFKKAVTDYPNIIDTKKVGFMGHSFGGGASFALAYKGFIDEGWGQNGRFIFTMAQWYSYQISQAELQNFPANTKLISEVYDDDIVNDHRLAIDMFKNINISNSEKDFILIKKSVLPTFTYTAEHNLPNTQTSYDAYDYYGIYRLLDAMIDYSFNGNAAAKNIALGNGSKEQITMPEFNGQALSPLIVTDNPSPLYPQSKYSFQCGSINNPRIANCN from the coding sequence ATGAAACCACATTTACTATTTATTCTTATGTCTCTTTTTTTAATTAGTTCCTGCTCAAAAAATGATGATCCAGATGGATCAGGTCAGGATTCTGGTTATGTTAATGATGATTTGGCAGGGCCAATCTCAAGGCCAAAAACAGGATATGGTTCAGATGGAAATTATAGTGTTGCGAAAATTGCTTTTCCAAGCCCTTTGTATAATGGAAAAAATGTTGAAATATTTTATCCAAAGGGAATAACTTCGGCAAAACCAACTATATTTTACTCACATCCGTTTGGAGGAGAAGAGAGTGCCTACAATATAGGTTTATATGAATTTATAGCAAAAAAAGGATATGTCGTTGTTTTTGCCCCTTACCCAACCTCTGGCGTTACTGTTGATGAAAGATACAATACATTATGGCAAAGTTTTAAAAAGGCTGTTACAGATTATCCAAATATAATTGACACAAAAAAAGTTGGCTTCATGGGCCATTCTTTTGGAGGGGGAGCTTCATTTGCTTTGGCTTATAAAGGATTTATAGATGAAGGCTGGGGACAAAACGGTCGTTTTATTTTTACAATGGCTCAATGGTATTCCTATCAAATTTCGCAAGCTGAACTTCAAAATTTTCCTGCAAATACTAAATTAATTAGTGAGGTTTATGATGATGATATTGTCAACGATCACAGGTTAGCAATTGATATGTTTAAAAATATCAATATTTCAAATTCTGAAAAGGATTTCATTTTAATTAAGAAATCGGTTTTACCAACTTTTACCTATACTGCTGAGCACAATCTTCCGAATACTCAAACTTCATATGATGCTTATGACTATTATGGAATTTACAGATTACTTGACGCAATGATAGACTATAGTTTTAACGGAAACGCTGCAGCTAAAAATATTGCACTTGGAAATGGCTCAAAAGAACAAATAACAATGCCGGAGTTTAATGGACAAGCCTTATCACCATTAATAGTAACAGATAATCCTTCACCATTATATCCTCAAAGTAAATATTCTTTTCAATGCGGATCAATTAATAATCCAAGAATTGCTAATTGTAATTAG